The Plasmodium falciparum 3D7 genome assembly, chromosome: 3 nucleotide sequence aataattttacaaatatgCACCAATGTTaagtattttaaaaatacaaaaaaaaaaaaatatataacattaaaaacaataaaataaatataaaaaaaaagaatttgtatctaaaaaaaaaaaaaaaaaaaattactatattataaatagttaaaattttaaaatattcaaacTTATATGAATGCTTGTAagaaatatgtttatataatatttgctACAttgtatatttgtattttttttttattttgttagtatttttaaattactattattaaaaataatatatatacatataacaatacaaattttataaaaaaaaattttatttgataaatgaaaattaaaaaaataaaaattaaattataacatataataatatgtgtattttCCACAATTTGTTCATTGgttcatatatatagtgtattatttcattttttgtattttttttttttttttcttttttgttaaaGCACAAAATTGATTAAATTTCATAATGTATTTTCTCTTAAAAAAGACATTAAATTTCGACAACTTCAAGGACATCAAGCTTGATTTAGGAGACAAAATAAACACAACAGATAACTTATGTTCatttgaagaaaatgaagtttttaattttttaaaatataaagaatcaACTTCCAGTAAATTAGATAAAAATTCACCAAATAATTCTGAAAGTACCTTATCGTGTGTtcaaaaagaattaaaacgAATTAATACTTTAAAATGctatttaaatgaaataataaattttagtGATGATGACAAACCAGATTTATGTGCTAccgaaataaataatattaatgaggaaaatgaaaatatttcttcttttcatttaaataatgtgaataatgaaaatgtttgtaaacaaaaagaaatagaAACTATAGGAAAACTTAAAAATAGTGGTAACCAcgcaaaaaaaataaacaaagtATTATCAAATAGTACGTTTTATAAAACATTgtctaaaaaaataaataagaatgaaattttaaataaaggaagatttttaaaaaaaattatattaaattataattgtaatatatataataaaagaaatccTAATAAAAAGGTTAACATATGTAACTTTAAGATAATAAGATGTAAATCCAGTGCTtacattaattattattattattattattattattattattattattatcattatcattatggTGGTAAATAttctttagaaaaaaaagaaattaaaaatgcaAGGTGCtatttaaagaaaagaaatttttataacgtatgtttaataaaaagaggaataaaaaatagtaaactaaatgaaaaatacaaaaggtccttttttaatgaaaatttcattgaaaataatatgaatgaatattgttttaataaggcaaaattatatttaaaagaagatAAAAGCAACCtaaataatgaattaaaaaattatgtagataataatacaatgaataataatgaaggTTTGTTAAATGCAAATGTTACATTGATTAAAACACAAAAGCATTCTAACCAAAATATGAATGCTATTTGTTTggaaacaaaaacaaattattttcaatcatggatatataaaaaaaaggtaataatttttttaatcatataaaaCAGTAatgtttcatatatatatatatatattattttcgaatgaaataacaaaaatggtgaaataaataataggCACTATAAAAATAGGcacatatatgtttattcacttttgaataataaatgtataatcgtttattttgtttcgttttgttatattttattttattttatttttttgttctctTTAGGAATTCAAGGTAGGCACAcctaattatataaacacatGTGATATGAAAAAGACAAACcacgaaaaagaaaataaaaaaaaaagtgacaAGTCTTATTATAATTCTCATTTGAGTAAACTTAATAATgcagaatataaaaattattattttaaaaaagaaaagaataatgGGAAACttaatgaattaaataaagtAAGAGATTCTACAAAAAGTAAATCAAATTTGAAAAATTTCAATCTGAGTATTTTCAGAAGATTTAGTACTAACAAtcattgtaataataaaaacaccTTGAAAGAAAATGATCGTACACGATTTCATTTccttagtaataatattaattattatggAACGTTgattaagaaaaaagaacataTAGAAAAAAGGATTACAAacaaagataataatatacatttttttaataaaaaggtTGTTATACCAAATAAAGAgatgaaagaaataaaagataaaataaaaactgcATTGATAAGTTTAAATAccattaaaaagaataattataaacTAAAATTTTGtctagaaaaagaaattctAGATAATACTATACAAcataatgaattaaaaaaaagtatatgttCCTTGTTTAGTGATAAATTTCTGCAAAGAACAAAAGTTGAGCCTAATGAGTATAacaaagaagaaaatgaaaaaaacaaaaaatataacaataatgataataataataataataatgaaaacaataaaaatgcaAAGTATGatatagaaaaagaagaagaaaatatatatggacAAGTTATAAAAGcagataatataaacattttatacaataatctgaataacaaaaatgaaaataaaaatataaatataaatatacaccaTGATCttatatatgaagaaaaagagaGAAAAAACAAAGAACAAGTATGTTCCAAtggtaatgataatataaacaattggAATActtatactttttttaataataatatgaataagaaaaaaaaggaacatACAAATTttcaatatgataataaagaagaatgGGAAAAAATccaaaacaaaaataatattgtaataaataatcatggtcaaaataattcatttgtTGAAACTAAtatggaaaaagaaaaagataaagaaaagaaaaatatttttagtGAGTCCAATAGTTATGAATTTTTTGGaattaaacaaatatataaaaataataaaaaggtaaaggaaaataaagaatttatattcaaggataatattacaaaaaatgaaaataacttatataaacaaaatataatgcaaagtaataataatttaaaagaacataatattgattatgatgatgatgatgatgaatacaacaaaaaggaatatgattcttattttcttgataatgagaaaaataattccttaataaattttggaaatataaaacaaagtaaagaaaattattatgaaacaaataaatatcctAACCATGTTCATACGAATTATACATTCGATGAATTTTTTTGGAATAAAAAAAGTCATAACTACTATGATCAAatgaatatgaataataataagacaTGTTTAAGTGTtacaaacaaaaataatgaatcattatttgataaaaaatatttaaataaaacctatataaataatttaacaaAATCTTATtgtgaaaataaagaaaataattatgatattgGTTATAACAGTTTTGTAAATTCTTCCACCTCTAAGTTTTTTGAACCATCCAATTTAggaaaaatagaaaaagaaaaaaagaattttgaTTTGCAAAAtgtaagaaatattaaaaaaataataaatagtgatatatatgttaataacCAATttgaaagaataaataaaagaaataaaatagttattaatataatagaaaattatttaatagatAAAACAACATCTTTACAATTATCAAAAGAAAaggataatatttatatgaaaaaaaatttccatatagaaaatatatataaaaagaaaatgtccAAAAATTTACCAGGCTTGTATGATCATTATGCATTCTTACTTCTTAACCAAAATAAATGTGAAGTTagataaaacaaaaatttttaaatgttatatatatattatatatattatatatatgaattagtTTTCTTTACAGAAAATTGTATGTatgaaatatgaatataaattggtatatatttataaatatttgctttcttcttttcattatcgtgcatttttttttttttttttttcttttggcTATCGAATTTATTTGTAACTTTTTGTGAcaaacataattatatatatatatatatatatatatgttaaactGTTTaaatctttttaaaaaaaaattatagatgaagacaaaatatatatatattattttaaatatttttttttggaaacaAGATGTAAATCACAATTATAAAGggaaatgaaataaaaaaataaaataaataaataaatatatatatatatatatatatatatatatattttagtgTGCAAACGTgtaagaatatataacatataatattatatgaaataaattttatacaagaaaaaaaaaaataatatatattaaaagtatatttatgtgtatcatttttcattatcaatttaaaaggaaaatatgaattgtcctgaatataaaaaattcgtgttggagttttttttttttttttttttttacatgtgaaaaaaattcccaaaaaaaaaaaaataataatgtgcatattttaaaatatcgaattaaacaaataaataataataaaaaaaaataaatatatcatatatatatatatatatatatatatatatatatatatatatatatatatatatgtatatttttgtacgcataaatatatttttaaattgtaatgttatttttatattaatattaattgttatatttttttttattttttattgcaTATACTTATTTGTCATTGTTATAAagttttaaattatatattatatttatatatatatatttaaaaaaaatagaaataaaagaaatatgatTGTGATAAAATGAAGGAAGATTTCATTATACAGCAATTAAGTAAATGCTCAGGAAGTACACATATTATGAAAAGggataaagaagaaaaaattcaaagtttaaaaaatgtatcatTGTTTTCTAGGACAAAAGAAGagcttaaaaaaaaaagcaaaactAAAATCgaagatatatttaataaaaatacatacaatataactaatgtaaatatattgaataatgataatatacaaTATCCACCTTTTAAtactttaaataataatataaagacaTGTAAAATAAATAGCCAAATAAtggataaattaaaaaaaaaagaagaaaaaagaaagtatAACAACCTTTTAAATTCCATTGTGGAAAAGAAAAGCATTGATAGTTCTTCCTCTTATTTTTCAGATAAGTtttctaaaaataaatataaaaattatttacttAATAAAAGTTCAGTTTATTTAAAATCGAAATGTCATAAAGAAtcaaatttaaatttaaatttaaagaaattagaaaaactacaaaaaaaaatgaaaaatattaagaatatTAGTTATTTGAAAAAGGGGAACATCGAAAGTTCGGATGAATACGAACAAAGTGGTTGTGATAATtacaatgataataataacgatgataaatatgatgatCATATAAGTgacgataataaaaatgatgatgataatatgagtgatgataatatgagtgatgataatatgagtgatgataatataagtgatgataatataagcGATGATAATAtgagtgatgataatataagtgatgataatataagcgatgataatataagtgatgatgataacataagtgatgataacaaaaatgatgatgataacaaaaatgatgatgataacacaagtgatgataataatataatttatgacgaatataataataatatatctgaTGATAAGAACAACCTGTCCAAGTTTGTATATGAAAAACGATTTAATCTAAATTTGTTAAAAGATGGTTcagatgaaaataaatattctatTGTTAGCAAACGAaagtataataatacatataaaaggaaatgtttatatttaggaatgaataaattaaataatatttgtaaagAAAGTCTTAAGATAAGAAGAAGCTATTTAAGATATTGTGGAGAAAACGAATCATCAGGAAATAGAAAATTATCAAGTGGTATGTCTCAATTAATGAAATTAaagtatttaataaataaaaaagaaaatgaaaagaataagaattctttattttatgattctaaagataataacaaatttataaaaCTTCTAATGTCtgaaataaaaattgaaacgaaattatataaattaattttatttcttttatttcttctcattttatcattatcaaaaaatatttctaatTATATGGTTATAACAAGAAAAtgttacaatatatatgaaaatccAATCAAATCTATATCTAGAATtattagatatataatagtactttttaaaatatgttaCAAAGTTACCTTacctatttttttatatttattatcatgcttatttattattatctttagaATATTTgtcattttaaatattcctattttctttttcatcttaTATATCAAATTCGTACTCATAAGCGATAAATCTATCATCACTTTGTATTTTCTGttctttcaatttttttataaatatttagttTTCCATTGTGAAGATATTTTTAAGAATTTTAAATCACATATTAGTTTAGATAATTTTTTAACTTTGATTTATAAAACATCctgtattcttttttattacatgGTCAGAGTTTTTCAAACATTtcaaaatcatataaatgcACAGTTTTATGAATCAAGTGATAGTATTTccaaataaaagaaatatatacaaaaatatgaacaatttattattaatttatagttatattattttgaaaagTGTAGGGCTTAAAGTAcactcatttttattttttctgatttttttattttttttattttttgtaaaaaaatagtgctctatatgttcatatagcttatatatatattatttattgcacattatatttttacgtTATGAAAACTTGATTGTAAAAggaaactttttttttttctttttttttttttttgtataaaaataatgttattatataatatattcctttatgattggttttaataatatcaaaattttatttttttttgacaaggaatatatatattatatatgtgtataattaaatgtacatatatatatatatatatatatatatatgtaagattatacaaatgtataatttgtttttcgTAATTTTTGGTACTTGAAAAAGGTCCttcaaataaaattttaaataaaaaacctcaccaagtatatatatatatatatatatatatatatgtcaccatttattattattattttttttttttttgaacaaaaaaagaataaaatttcAAAAAATCACCTGAACAATCTTACACAAAAAAACTTAACATGGACATTCGTTCAGAAATTGTAAATTccataatatattctttaaaaagatgcaaaaataaaaataaatgtaatatttcttttttgaaacattaaaatatacatatatatattaaatatatatatatatatatatatatatatttatttatttatttatttttttttttaatttttgtagaTATTTTGTTGTTAAACGAGTTATTGTCCCTTTTCCCAGCACACGCTGAAAAAAGCTTAAAGCTATGCTTAAAATCgtgcataaaaaaatatacattaatagaagaaaatgatTCACCTGAACCTTGTAAAGATTATGGACATAAAATACTTAacagtaaaaaaaaagaaagctTCTTTAGTGACACTACTATTATAtgtaagaaaaagaagaaagtagagaaaaaaaaattatcatctATAAAATCCAACAGATATAAAAAGACATGTATACACTTTTTTGTACTATGTGGAAATAAAAGGAAGTATGTTGTATTTCAAAACTTTTGttcatgtttttattttaaagaaaaagtattatgtaataataacgaTGTTTTATGTAAACACCTT carries:
- a CDS encoding zinc finger protein, putative — encoded protein: MDIRSEIVNSIIYSLKRCKNKNKYILLLNELLSLFPAHAEKSLKLCLKSCIKKYTLIEENDSPEPCKDYGHKILNSKKKESFFSDTTIICKKKKKVEKKKLSSIKSNRYKKTCIHFFVLCGNKRKYVVFQNFCSCFYFKEKVLCNNNDVLCKHLLSVFLAKCFHNYRNIFLNSELFFEWYLKKLNISNQ